In Trichocoleus sp. FACHB-46, the following proteins share a genomic window:
- a CDS encoding D-Ala-D-Ala carboxypeptidase family metallohydrolase: MAKLTPDQRNYLYLLEAERAGIHKPILAALYQVQGKPTLEDGETGLGIAPANRIPLGQVNTFAAQVQYAANTIRSITDSLVAQGWKATDLWSNEAGRYGNRFIQAVAAGYTPPANNEASARLESSNPQALLQAYLDDLAIDFKAEGLPQNLAYLDSALLTLVDRLPSYYRSLPYQRDAFLEALRIWRKLDSREAAIASLNLKTPVNADPESVDESYLDKALIQFMQSISRNYSGYPHQREALVRLTQLWRQLDSREAAIASLEKDTSPEPGLKIIDPALVAFAQRLPQYYQGKGEQRNALTEAFRLWRGLDSRTTALAALGINPNTLSASTTNKTALTDAATQLDRELLEFIERIPGEYQETEEQREALIRLVQLWRGLTTRDQTIRSLFEDVRRMQQARRDAPEAPPKPKPLILPKRPARWTPGNIQLYASIIPNGTFSWAEATHGGTRMPPDQTTVDAIVRIARLAQQARERIGRPFQVTSWYRPPEINARVGGVSNSRHIVGDAIDFYCDGLTGDQLYWFLDSWWPGGLGRYASFPYLSHIDARSYRARWLR; the protein is encoded by the coding sequence ATGGCAAAACTGACACCAGACCAGCGCAACTACCTTTACTTATTAGAGGCAGAACGAGCCGGAATTCATAAACCCATCCTGGCAGCACTTTATCAGGTTCAAGGTAAGCCAACGCTGGAAGATGGCGAAACTGGACTAGGGATTGCACCTGCCAACCGGATTCCCCTCGGGCAAGTCAATACTTTTGCGGCTCAAGTGCAATATGCCGCTAACACGATTCGCAGCATCACCGATAGCCTAGTCGCCCAAGGCTGGAAAGCCACTGACCTATGGAGTAACGAAGCAGGACGCTACGGTAACAGATTTATTCAAGCGGTAGCAGCAGGTTATACACCGCCAGCCAATAACGAAGCCTCCGCCCGCCTAGAATCCTCAAACCCTCAAGCTCTGCTGCAAGCTTACCTGGACGATTTAGCCATTGACTTCAAAGCCGAAGGATTGCCACAAAACCTGGCTTACCTAGACAGTGCACTACTGACTTTAGTCGATCGCCTACCTAGTTATTACAGAAGCTTGCCTTACCAAAGAGATGCTTTTCTAGAAGCCCTACGGATTTGGCGCAAACTCGATTCCCGTGAGGCTGCGATCGCCTCTCTCAACCTGAAAACGCCCGTTAATGCTGACCCTGAATCTGTAGACGAGTCTTACCTAGACAAAGCGCTGATTCAGTTTATGCAAAGCATTTCTCGCAACTATTCAGGCTACCCTCATCAGCGCGAAGCTTTAGTTCGCCTGACTCAACTGTGGCGACAACTCGATTCTCGGGAAGCTGCGATCGCCTCTCTAGAAAAAGACACCTCCCCAGAGCCAGGATTAAAAATCATTGATCCCGCTCTAGTTGCCTTTGCCCAGCGTTTGCCTCAGTACTACCAGGGTAAAGGAGAGCAACGAAATGCTCTAACAGAAGCTTTTCGGCTGTGGCGGGGTCTTGATTCGCGCACCACGGCTCTGGCTGCATTAGGCATTAACCCAAACACATTGTCTGCTAGCACTACCAATAAAACTGCTCTCACCGACGCAGCGACTCAGCTCGATCGCGAACTGCTCGAATTTATTGAGCGGATTCCGGGTGAGTACCAAGAAACTGAAGAGCAACGAGAAGCATTAATTCGTTTGGTGCAGCTTTGGCGCGGGTTGACTACTCGTGACCAAACCATTCGATCGCTGTTTGAAGACGTGAGGCGGATGCAGCAAGCGCGTCGAGATGCCCCAGAAGCCCCCCCCAAACCGAAACCGTTGATCTTGCCCAAGCGTCCTGCCCGCTGGACTCCTGGCAATATTCAGCTTTATGCCTCCATCATTCCCAATGGGACTTTTAGCTGGGCTGAGGCCACTCACGGCGGCACTCGCATGCCCCCTGACCAAACCACAGTCGATGCGATTGTCCGTATTGCTCGTCTAGCGCAACAAGCCCGGGAGCGGATTGGTCGTCCTTTCCAGGTCACTAGTTGGTACCGCCCCCCAGAAATCAATGCTAGAGTCGGTGGTGTGTCTAACAGCCGCCATATTGTTGGGGACGCGATCGACTTTTATTGCGACGGGCTTACAGGCGATCAGCTCTACTGGTTCCTAGATTCCTGGTGGCCAGGGGGGCTAGGCCGATACGCTAGCTTCCCCTATCTCAGCCACATTGATGCTCGCAGCTACCGAGCCCGTTGGCTCCGCTAG
- a CDS encoding glycine zipper domain-containing protein, with protein sequence MTSINNSPFMSNDDNLAPIDVEIVETTAEIQPQESASDKGQATNHIVAEAIGAASGGIAGATIGKMVGGRLGAAVGAVGGAIAGAAIGNQAAEGIDQKLDSAVHTMKDAVDGVTHQVEGVVETVKEKVNETDLKGAVNSAKQKIEEADVHGITDSVKQKISEANVRGVTDSVQHKIEEADVQGVSASVKQKIDEANVRGVTDSVQHKIEEADVRGVSNSVKSKIDEANVRGVTDSVQHKIEEADVRGVSNSVKSKVDEANVRGISDSVKSKVDDVNVRGMADSVKDSVKGTADKAKDAIADKAKPVLGSQPSTSPTSSTSVNRDLYRDPLLGVDPLLDVNTTPVITPPPATNPKLITDRSIDSLTTDEETKKRYQS encoded by the coding sequence ATGACTAGTATCAACAACTCACCATTCATGAGTAATGACGACAATCTAGCGCCGATCGACGTGGAAATCGTAGAGACGACCGCTGAGATTCAGCCCCAAGAGTCTGCTTCTGACAAAGGTCAAGCGACTAATCACATCGTCGCCGAAGCTATTGGCGCGGCTAGTGGTGGTATTGCTGGAGCCACAATTGGTAAAATGGTCGGTGGACGCCTAGGTGCAGCCGTCGGTGCTGTAGGTGGTGCGATCGCAGGTGCAGCAATTGGTAACCAGGCCGCAGAAGGCATTGACCAAAAGCTCGATAGTGCAGTCCACACCATGAAGGACGCCGTTGATGGTGTAACTCACCAAGTAGAAGGTGTAGTTGAAACCGTCAAAGAAAAAGTCAACGAGACTGACCTAAAGGGTGCTGTTAATTCTGCCAAACAGAAAATTGAGGAAGCTGATGTTCATGGCATCACGGACTCTGTGAAGCAGAAAATCAGCGAAGCGAATGTTCGCGGTGTCACTGACTCTGTTCAGCACAAAATTGAGGAAGCTGACGTTCAGGGTGTGAGTGCTTCCGTCAAACAGAAAATTGATGAAGCCAACGTGCGTGGCGTGACTGACTCCGTACAGCACAAGATCGAAGAAGCTGATGTGCGTGGTGTCAGCAACTCTGTCAAGAGCAAAATTGATGAAGCCAACGTGCGTGGCGTGACTGACTCTGTGCAGCACAAAATCGAAGAAGCTGACGTGCGTGGCGTCAGCAACTCTGTCAAGAGCAAGGTCGATGAAGCGAATGTTCGCGGGATCAGCGACTCTGTCAAGAGCAAAGTTGATGACGTGAACGTGCGTGGCATGGCTGACTCGGTGAAGGATTCTGTTAAAGGCACCGCAGACAAGGCTAAAGATGCGATCGCAGATAAAGCTAAGCCCGTCTTAGGTAGCCAACCCTCGACTAGCCCAACTTCATCCACCTCGGTTAACCGAGATCTCTACAGAGATCCTCTACTAGGTGTAGATCCCCTGCTTGATGTGAACACCACACCTGTGATCACGCCTCCGCCCGCAACAAATCCAAAGTTGATCACCGATCGCTCCATTGATTCCTTGACTACTGACGAAGAAACCAAGAAGCGTTACCAGTCCTAA
- the mfd gene encoding transcription-repair coupling factor has product MAFSSIIRALGRSPLTNELLAKLKQQQLLKLNGVSRIPKGLVASALAQAGPRNLLVVTATLEEAGRWTAQLEAMGWQTVHFYPTSEGSPYEPFDLESEMAWGQLQVLADLVGSQGATSNGNGQGGETSRTAIVATERALQPHLPPIDAFRPYCLRLQRGAEVDLDAFSSELTRLGYERVSLVETEGQWSRRGDIVDVFPVAAELPIRLEWFGDELDKMREFDPATQRSLDSINHLVLTPTSFSPIVRAAFTGEKATALKTYLNPAEQEKFEQDQPLAGLRRFLGLAFDQPASLLDYLPENTLIALDEPEQCQAHGDRWFEHVEEQWRDEGGKGKDEGGGMKDEGESSLLPKIHRSFQESLAEVECFDRLYLSELVEEVVGAAPSLNLASRPVNATPHQFGKLAETIRGERDRGFSVWLVSAQPSRSVSLLQEHDCPAQFVPNSRDYPAIEKLQIQRVPVAVKYSGLAEIEGFVLPTFRLVVVTDREFFGQHTLTTPSYVRKRRRAASKQVDPNKLQPGDFVVHKSHGVGKFLKLESLTINHETREYLVLQYADGLLRVAADQVGSLSRFRGAGDAVPELNKMSSKAWEKTKSKVRKSIKKLAVDLLQLYAQRSQQQGYTYPTDMPWQQEMEDSFPYQPTPDQLKATQDVKRDMENSRPMDRLVCGDVGFGKTEVAIRAIFKAVTAGKQVALLAPTTILTQQHYHTLKERFAPYPIQVGLLNRFRTAEERRQIQQRLTTGELDIVVGTHQLLGKGVAFRDLGLLVVDEEQRFGVNQKEKIKSLRTQVDVLTLSATPIPRTLYMALSGVREMSLITTPPPSRRPIKTHLSPFDSETVRAAIRQELDRGGQIFYVVPRVEGIEETSAKIREMVPGARLAIAHGQMPEAELESTMLTFSNGDADILLCTTIIESGLDIPRVNTILIEDAQRFGLSQLYQLRGRVGRAGIQAHAWLLYPKQSQLSDTARQRLRAIQEFTQLGSGYQLAMRDMEIRGVGNLLGAEQSGQMDAIGFDLYMEMLEESIREIRGQEIPKVDDTQIDLSVTAFIPADYIPDLDQKMSAYRAIAAASTKAELTQTAAEWSDRYGAIPPAALQLIRIVELKQTAKKLGFSRIKPEGNQHVVLETPMEEPAWNLLKANLPDHLQSRFVYTPGKVTVRGLGVLGVEQQLSNLIDWLGRMQGALPEAVLV; this is encoded by the coding sequence ATGGCTTTCTCCTCAATTATTCGTGCCCTTGGGCGATCGCCCCTCACTAACGAGCTATTAGCCAAGCTGAAACAGCAACAACTTCTAAAGCTCAACGGTGTGTCTCGCATCCCTAAGGGCTTGGTAGCATCGGCTCTAGCTCAAGCTGGCCCCCGCAACTTGTTAGTAGTGACTGCCACCCTAGAAGAAGCAGGCCGCTGGACTGCCCAACTAGAAGCAATGGGCTGGCAAACGGTTCATTTCTATCCCACCTCCGAGGGATCTCCCTACGAACCCTTTGACTTGGAGTCAGAGATGGCTTGGGGCCAGTTGCAAGTCTTAGCGGATTTGGTAGGTAGCCAAGGAGCTACCAGCAATGGGAATGGTCAAGGTGGGGAGACGAGCCGAACCGCGATCGTCGCCACAGAGAGAGCTTTACAGCCCCACTTACCCCCTATCGATGCCTTCCGCCCCTATTGTCTGAGATTGCAACGAGGAGCCGAAGTTGATCTCGATGCTTTTAGCAGTGAACTGACCCGTTTAGGCTACGAGCGCGTTTCCCTCGTAGAAACAGAAGGCCAATGGAGCCGCCGGGGAGACATTGTTGATGTGTTTCCCGTCGCCGCCGAACTCCCGATTCGTCTGGAATGGTTTGGTGATGAGCTGGACAAAATGCGGGAGTTTGATCCAGCAACTCAGCGATCGCTCGACTCGATCAATCATCTTGTCCTCACACCCACCAGTTTTAGCCCCATTGTCAGAGCCGCTTTTACAGGCGAGAAGGCCACAGCGCTAAAAACCTATCTCAACCCTGCCGAACAAGAGAAATTTGAGCAAGACCAACCCTTAGCAGGTCTGCGTCGATTTCTGGGATTAGCCTTTGATCAGCCAGCTTCTTTGCTCGACTACTTGCCAGAAAATACCTTGATTGCCTTAGATGAACCGGAGCAGTGTCAGGCTCACGGCGATCGCTGGTTTGAGCATGTGGAGGAGCAGTGGAGGGATGAAGGAGGTAAGGGAAAGGATGAAGGAGGAGGGATGAAGGATGAAGGGGAGAGTTCTCTTCTGCCTAAGATCCATCGCTCCTTTCAAGAGTCACTCGCCGAAGTCGAATGTTTCGATCGCCTTTATCTATCAGAACTGGTCGAAGAAGTTGTAGGTGCTGCTCCATCCCTCAATCTTGCCAGTCGCCCGGTGAATGCCACTCCGCACCAGTTTGGTAAGTTGGCGGAGACGATTCGAGGAGAGCGCGATCGCGGTTTCTCGGTGTGGTTGGTGTCGGCGCAGCCTTCGCGATCGGTGTCGCTGTTGCAGGAGCACGATTGTCCGGCGCAGTTTGTCCCAAACTCACGCGACTATCCTGCGATCGAGAAACTTCAGATTCAGCGGGTGCCTGTAGCAGTCAAGTATTCGGGCCTCGCAGAGATTGAAGGGTTTGTTTTACCGACCTTCCGCTTGGTAGTGGTCACAGACCGAGAATTTTTTGGTCAGCACACCCTAACCACCCCCAGCTATGTCCGGAAGCGGCGACGGGCGGCCTCTAAGCAGGTTGATCCGAATAAGCTGCAACCGGGGGACTTTGTCGTTCATAAGAGTCATGGCGTGGGCAAGTTCCTCAAACTAGAGAGCTTGACGATCAACCACGAAACTCGCGAATACCTGGTGTTGCAGTATGCCGATGGTTTGTTGCGGGTGGCCGCAGACCAAGTCGGATCATTGTCCCGGTTCCGAGGGGCTGGGGATGCGGTGCCAGAGCTGAACAAGATGTCCAGCAAGGCTTGGGAGAAAACTAAGAGCAAGGTCCGCAAGTCAATCAAAAAGTTGGCGGTGGATCTGCTGCAACTGTATGCTCAGCGATCGCAACAGCAAGGCTACACCTACCCCACAGACATGCCTTGGCAGCAGGAAATGGAGGACTCCTTCCCCTACCAACCCACCCCTGACCAACTGAAAGCGACCCAGGATGTCAAACGGGATATGGAAAATTCCCGTCCGATGGATCGCTTGGTTTGCGGAGATGTTGGCTTCGGCAAAACAGAAGTAGCAATTAGAGCCATCTTCAAGGCAGTCACGGCGGGCAAGCAAGTCGCGCTACTAGCTCCCACCACGATCCTGACGCAGCAGCACTACCACACGCTGAAGGAACGCTTTGCCCCCTACCCGATTCAAGTGGGTCTACTGAATCGCTTCCGCACCGCTGAGGAACGCCGCCAAATTCAGCAACGCTTAACCACCGGAGAGCTAGATATTGTCGTGGGCACCCATCAACTCTTGGGTAAAGGCGTTGCTTTCCGAGATTTGGGCTTGTTGGTAGTGGATGAAGAACAGCGGTTTGGGGTGAACCAAAAGGAGAAGATCAAAAGCCTTAGAACCCAAGTGGATGTGCTGACCCTCAGCGCCACCCCGATTCCCCGAACGCTCTATATGGCGCTGTCTGGAGTGCGAGAAATGAGCCTGATTACCACACCACCGCCTTCTCGTCGTCCGATCAAAACTCACTTGTCTCCTTTTGACTCCGAAACGGTGCGAGCGGCGATTCGTCAAGAACTCGATCGCGGCGGTCAAATTTTTTATGTGGTTCCCAGGGTAGAGGGGATTGAGGAAACTTCAGCTAAAATCCGCGAAATGGTGCCAGGAGCAAGGCTCGCGATCGCCCACGGCCAAATGCCAGAGGCCGAGCTGGAATCCACCATGCTCACCTTCAGCAATGGGGACGCGGATATTCTCCTTTGCACCACGATTATTGAATCGGGTTTGGATATCCCACGGGTTAACACCATCTTGATTGAGGATGCTCAGCGCTTTGGCTTGTCGCAGCTTTATCAGTTGCGGGGCCGCGTCGGTCGAGCGGGGATTCAAGCTCATGCTTGGTTGCTCTATCCCAAGCAAAGCCAGCTCTCGGATACTGCCCGTCAGCGATTGCGGGCGATTCAGGAGTTTACTCAGCTTGGTTCTGGCTATCAACTGGCAATGCGGGATATGGAAATTCGGGGTGTGGGGAATTTGCTGGGGGCAGAACAGTCGGGTCAAATGGATGCGATCGGGTTCGACCTCTATATGGAGATGCTGGAGGAATCGATTCGGGAGATTCGTGGCCAAGAGATTCCCAAGGTGGACGATACGCAAATCGATCTCAGCGTGACTGCCTTTATTCCGGCTGATTACATTCCCGATCTCGATCAGAAGATGAGTGCTTATCGCGCGATCGCTGCAGCTAGTACCAAGGCGGAGTTGACGCAAACGGCGGCGGAATGGAGCGATCGCTATGGTGCGATCCCGCCTGCGGCTCTCCAACTGATTCGGATTGTGGAGCTGAAGCAGACGGCTAAGAAGCTAGGTTTCTCTCGCATCAAGCCAGAGGGCAATCAACATGTGGTGCTAGAAACGCCGATGGAGGAGCCTGCCTGGAATTTGCTGAAGGCGAATCTGCCTGATCACTTGCAATCTCGGTTTGTCTATACGCCGGGTAAGGTGACGGTGCGGGGTTTAGGAGTGTTGGGTGTAGAGCAGCAGTTGTCTAATTTGATTGATTGGTTGGGGCGGATGCAGGGGGCTTTACCAGAGGCTGTTTTGGTTTAG
- a CDS encoding Mo-dependent nitrogenase C-terminal domain-containing protein, translating into MASTNQVSFDLFHAAVAPTKSPSTFKAQFDALKPLRQWLDGIEIKTPELAHFLAKTIPAQCPFERDITLFGRKVAHIPPLCKLNPLYEELVGLRFRALCYLVDECGQDIQAYS; encoded by the coding sequence ATGGCGTCAACAAATCAAGTTAGTTTCGACCTGTTCCATGCAGCAGTGGCTCCCACCAAAAGCCCATCTACGTTTAAGGCTCAGTTTGATGCTCTCAAGCCTTTACGGCAGTGGCTGGATGGCATCGAAATCAAGACTCCTGAGTTAGCTCATTTTCTCGCTAAGACAATTCCTGCTCAATGCCCTTTTGAAAGAGACATTACTCTCTTTGGCCGCAAGGTGGCTCACATTCCGCCACTGTGCAAACTCAATCCTCTATACGAGGAATTGGTGGGCCTCCGATTTCGTGCCCTCTGCTACTTAGTAGACGAGTGTGGTCAGGACATTCAAGCCTATTCTTAG
- a CDS encoding carbonate dehydratase produces MKFVSINQRLKKLPQSFLSVGFILGIVLVAAVTLAATPSSLTSLFRPTPVVVNSSFISPLVELFGNVAVGKRVFVAGNTVLRADPDTHICIGNETNLQDNILFIARRRIPAPTSACGRRSSSAGNQVSIAHQASIENSKIGNFTFVGFHAQLKNTVLEDGAFVLHGAKLANVRIGKNRLVPIGAVVTTQAQADALPLKTADNAEFQKEVLEVNEEFAEHYGELYRAQGFDAVTGISAAPKTSWNQQPVRPTLGQNVQIDQFVRIVGDVRLGRNSVVGQRTSIRADEGSPIIIGENAAIEDRVTFHALKSTSIRIGRNLNTDDNVVFHGPLEVGDNLAIADDAILFRSQVGNNVTIGTGAIVVGVTLRDGTQVPPQAVITAQNQADALKTN; encoded by the coding sequence GTGAAATTTGTTTCTATCAATCAACGCTTAAAAAAGCTACCACAGAGTTTTCTAAGCGTTGGCTTTATTTTGGGCATTGTGTTGGTTGCGGCTGTTACCTTGGCTGCAACGCCAAGTTCCTTAACCAGCTTGTTTCGTCCCACCCCAGTGGTGGTCAATTCCAGCTTTATCAGCCCCTTAGTGGAGCTATTTGGCAATGTTGCTGTGGGCAAGCGGGTGTTTGTGGCTGGCAACACCGTTTTAAGGGCCGATCCTGATACGCACATCTGCATTGGCAATGAAACGAATCTCCAAGACAATATCCTCTTCATCGCCCGTCGCCGCATTCCTGCTCCCACTAGTGCCTGTGGCCGTAGATCGAGTAGCGCTGGAAACCAAGTCAGCATTGCTCACCAAGCCAGTATTGAGAATTCCAAAATTGGTAACTTCACCTTCGTCGGTTTCCATGCTCAGTTGAAAAACACCGTTCTAGAAGATGGAGCCTTTGTGCTGCATGGGGCCAAGCTTGCCAACGTGCGAATTGGCAAAAACCGCCTGGTACCCATTGGTGCAGTCGTTACCACGCAAGCTCAAGCAGATGCTTTACCGCTAAAAACAGCAGACAACGCAGAGTTTCAAAAAGAAGTTTTAGAAGTAAACGAGGAGTTTGCGGAGCACTACGGCGAACTCTATCGAGCGCAAGGATTCGATGCCGTCACGGGCATTAGCGCCGCGCCAAAAACCTCCTGGAATCAGCAACCCGTACGACCCACATTAGGCCAGAACGTCCAAATCGACCAATTTGTGCGGATAGTAGGTGACGTGCGTTTGGGTCGTAATAGTGTGGTGGGCCAGCGTACCTCGATTCGAGCCGACGAAGGTTCACCAATCATCATTGGCGAGAATGCCGCGATCGAGGACCGAGTTACCTTTCATGCCCTCAAAAGCACCAGTATCCGAATTGGCAGAAACTTAAATACAGACGACAACGTTGTCTTCCACGGCCCTCTAGAAGTTGGCGATAACCTGGCGATCGCCGACGACGCAATCTTGTTTCGCTCTCAAGTCGGTAACAACGTCACGATCGGCACGGGAGCCATTGTAGTGGGAGTGACGCTACGGGACGGAACCCAGGTGCCGCCGCAAGCTGTGATCACAGCGCAGAATCAAGCAGATGCGTTGAAAACTAATTAA
- a CDS encoding hemolysin family protein yields the protein MSSFLFDFLILILLTFANGVFVLSEMAIVSVRKVRLQQMANEGNAKARTALDLASAPNQFLATVQIGITLIVILSGAVGESTLAKRIGPLFALIPALAPYREAIASGIAIVIVTYLTLIIGELVPKQLALNNPERVASSVAGPMRMLAMFAAPVVHLLSASTDMVMRLLSIRPSDEPMVTEEEIKVLLQQGTEAGTFEEVEQDMVERVFRLGDRRANGLMTPRPDIVWLDLEDSLEENRQKITEGVHSRFPVCQGGIDSVLGVLHVNDLLVRSLVGEPIDLATNLRQPLFIPESTRALSVLELFKKSSTHIAFVVDEYGVIQGLVTLNDILEAIVGDIPSVEDLEEPYAVQREDGSWLLDGMLSVDEFKDILEINKIPGEEKGNYHTLGGFVVMHLGHIPTAADHFDWQGLRFEVMDMDGNRVDKVLVMPVASEEGTSSSDEPSQPRSSN from the coding sequence ATGTCCTCTTTTCTTTTTGATTTCCTCATCCTTATCTTGCTGACCTTTGCCAACGGAGTCTTCGTGCTCTCGGAGATGGCGATTGTTTCGGTGCGCAAAGTGCGACTCCAGCAGATGGCCAATGAGGGGAATGCCAAAGCTCGCACAGCCCTCGACCTAGCAAGTGCTCCAAACCAATTCTTAGCAACCGTCCAGATTGGGATCACGCTGATTGTCATTCTGTCTGGTGCTGTGGGAGAATCCACGCTGGCTAAAAGAATTGGGCCGCTCTTCGCCTTGATCCCCGCCCTAGCTCCATACCGAGAGGCGATCGCTTCGGGTATTGCAATTGTCATTGTCACCTACCTCACCCTAATTATTGGGGAGCTAGTGCCCAAGCAATTGGCGCTCAACAACCCAGAACGAGTGGCTTCCTCCGTGGCTGGCCCCATGCGGATGTTGGCCATGTTCGCCGCGCCAGTGGTCCATCTCCTGAGCGCCTCGACAGATATGGTGATGCGATTGCTCAGCATTCGACCCTCCGATGAGCCAATGGTGACTGAAGAGGAAATCAAAGTCTTACTGCAACAAGGAACTGAAGCGGGCACCTTTGAGGAAGTTGAGCAAGACATGGTGGAGCGGGTGTTTCGCTTGGGCGATCGCCGCGCCAATGGCTTGATGACACCCCGCCCCGATATTGTCTGGCTTGACCTAGAAGACTCCTTAGAAGAAAACCGTCAGAAAATCACGGAAGGAGTGCATTCCCGGTTTCCGGTGTGTCAGGGTGGTATCGATAGCGTCTTAGGGGTCTTGCATGTCAATGACTTGCTAGTACGGAGTCTAGTTGGAGAACCAATCGATTTAGCCACTAACTTGCGCCAGCCGCTGTTTATTCCAGAGAGTACTCGCGCCCTTTCAGTTCTAGAGTTGTTCAAGAAATCCAGTACTCATATTGCGTTTGTCGTGGATGAGTATGGAGTGATTCAAGGACTCGTGACCCTCAATGATATTCTAGAAGCGATCGTCGGTGACATTCCTTCAGTCGAGGACTTAGAAGAACCCTACGCCGTCCAGCGTGAGGATGGTTCTTGGCTACTAGACGGAATGCTATCAGTGGATGAGTTCAAAGACATTCTAGAAATTAATAAAATCCCTGGAGAGGAAAAAGGTAATTATCATACGCTAGGTGGCTTTGTAGTCATGCATCTAGGCCACATCCCCACTGCCGCAGATCACTTTGACTGGCAAGGGCTACGCTTTGAGGTGATGGATATGGATGGAAACCGCGTCGATAAAGTCTTGGTAATGCCTGTTGCCTCAGAGGAGGGTACTAGCTCTAGTGATGAGCCTTCTCAACCTAGAAGCTCTAATTAG
- a CDS encoding HAD family hydrolase — MPLTLLSQALVANSLKNVCLVATDMDGTLTQNGKFTPTLLQALEQLAAAEIQVLIVTGRSAGWVGGLVNYLPIWGAIAENGGMFYASQTETPIALVTIPDLALHRQKLAQTFQRLQADFPQLQESADNRFRVTDWTFDIEGLSLPDIQAINAYCQDQGWGFTYSNVQGHIKPIEQDKSTGLRQVLGQYFPEHTAQQVVTVGDSPNDESLFDADQFPLSVGVANVKHYADQLVQQPTYITPEPEGRGFCQLADWLCQH, encoded by the coding sequence ATGCCTTTAACGCTACTGTCTCAGGCTTTAGTCGCTAATTCCCTTAAGAATGTTTGCCTAGTGGCCACCGACATGGACGGCACACTGACGCAGAATGGCAAATTTACGCCCACCTTACTACAAGCTTTGGAGCAGTTAGCTGCGGCGGAAATCCAAGTTTTGATTGTCACTGGGCGATCGGCAGGTTGGGTGGGTGGCTTGGTCAACTATTTGCCCATTTGGGGAGCGATCGCGGAAAACGGCGGTATGTTTTACGCTAGCCAAACTGAGACTCCAATCGCGTTGGTGACGATTCCTGATTTAGCCTTGCATCGCCAAAAGCTGGCCCAAACTTTTCAGCGCCTACAAGCCGATTTTCCGCAACTACAAGAATCTGCCGACAATCGTTTTCGCGTCACAGATTGGACATTTGATATCGAGGGACTGAGCTTACCGGACATTCAAGCCATTAATGCCTACTGCCAAGATCAAGGCTGGGGCTTCACCTACAGCAATGTCCAAGGTCACATCAAGCCAATTGAGCAGGACAAATCGACCGGGTTACGCCAAGTTCTAGGTCAGTACTTTCCTGAGCATACGGCTCAGCAGGTTGTCACAGTGGGCGATAGTCCCAATGATGAAAGCTTGTTTGATGCCGACCAATTTCCCCTATCCGTGGGGGTCGCTAATGTTAAACACTATGCGGATCAACTCGTGCAGCAACCGACTTACATCACACCAGAACCAGAAGGTAGAGGATTTTGTCAGCTCGCTGATTGGCTATGTCAGCATTAA
- a CDS encoding phycocyanobilin:ferredoxin oxidoreductase, which produces MSATSTPSLREQQHPLIRQLADAIESVWHRHLDLSPYPFPAELGYVEGRLEGEKLVIENRCYQTPQFRKLHLELARVGSNLDILHCVMFPRTNYALPMFGTDLVGGRGQISAAIADLSPLNADRTLSEAYRTALSALPNPEFSQARALPDWGDIFSDFCLFIRPGSAEEEQQFLSRVEGFLTVHCQQAIAAIAVTSEQETEILQAQRYYCTKQQQNDKTRRVLEKAFGVDWADYYMTTVLFDCA; this is translated from the coding sequence ATGTCAGCGACCTCAACCCCCTCTCTCCGCGAACAACAACATCCTTTAATCCGTCAACTCGCAGACGCGATCGAGTCTGTTTGGCACCGCCATTTGGATTTATCTCCTTATCCTTTCCCGGCTGAGTTGGGGTATGTCGAAGGGCGACTAGAAGGGGAAAAACTGGTGATTGAAAATCGCTGCTACCAAACTCCTCAATTCCGGAAGTTGCACTTAGAATTGGCACGAGTTGGGAGCAATCTTGATATTTTGCATTGCGTCATGTTTCCTCGCACCAATTACGCTCTGCCCATGTTCGGCACCGACCTGGTAGGGGGTCGAGGACAGATTAGTGCCGCGATCGCAGATTTATCCCCCCTCAACGCCGACCGAACTCTCTCGGAGGCATATCGCACCGCCTTGTCAGCCCTACCCAATCCTGAGTTTTCCCAAGCTCGGGCTTTGCCAGACTGGGGAGATATTTTCTCGGATTTTTGTCTGTTTATTCGCCCTGGCAGCGCTGAAGAAGAACAACAATTTCTCAGCCGAGTCGAAGGTTTTTTAACAGTTCACTGCCAACAGGCGATCGCGGCTATTGCGGTGACTTCAGAGCAAGAAACCGAAATTCTCCAGGCTCAACGTTACTACTGCACCAAACAGCAACAAAACGACAAAACCCGCCGCGTCCTTGAAAAAGCTTTTGGCGTAGATTGGGCAGACTATTACATGACCACTGTCTTGTTTGACTGCGCCTAA